Below is a genomic region from Telmatobacter sp. DSM 110680.
TACCGACGTAGTTGAGATCACGCAGGACGCGGTGGTGCTGAAGACCCGCGAGGGACTCAAGAGTATCAAGAATGATTTTGTCTTTGCCATGACGGGGTATCATCCCGACTTCAATTTTCTTGAGAGCATGGGGGTCCGTTTTGTGGGTCCGGACAGATTGCCGGTTTGCAATGCGGAGACGCTGGAGAGCAATGTGCCGGGGATATTTCTGGCAGGTGTGATCGTGGCAGGATCACGGACGAATGAGATCTTTATTGAAAACGGGAGGTTCCACGGCGGCCAGATTGCTCAAGCTTTATTGGGTAAATAGGTTGCTGCGGTTGAGGAACTAATGTACCCGCGGGCGTAACCACAATCCGGGTGACTTCCGTTAAACTTGGTAACAACAGTTTTCCCCAAGTTTGAGGTCTATCTGATGCGCTGGTGGCCACGGACCGTCCGATGGCAGCTGATTCTATGGCTGATGCTGCTCGAGGTCTTATCTGTCGCTCTGTTTGCAATTGTCCTCGTGAAGATCGAGGGACAAGAGATACGCAAGCGCGCGCTGGAGCGGCTGACGCACCAGGCAACGTCGGTGGCTCTGCAGGCGGAAGAGGCCTATCGGCAACAGCACCCTGAACTTGTGCTTGCTTCCTTGCGCATGATGGGCGAAGCGCCCAGCGTGGCGGGTGCCAAGATTACGGATGCGGCCGGCAACATTCTTTTCGTCAGCGGAATAGAGCGGCCCGAATCTGCACTGGAGCCTGCAGAGAAGGCGCAGATAGCCCAGGTAATCAAGCACGAGCCTCTGGTTTTCTCGTTCGGCAAGAATCGCTTTGAAGGTGTGAAAGCGATTTACGTGGGTGACGCTCTTCGCGGCTACGCGTGGGTTGAGACGGATCGATCCTGGGACAACGAAATACTCGACACGGTCTTGCGCAGTTCGTTTTCGTTCGGTCTTATCTGGATCGGCGCTTCGGCGCTGCTGGTGCTGCTATTGTCGCGTTCCATTTCCAGGCCATTGGGAGTATTGCAGGGGGGAACCCGGGCGCTGATGGAGGGACCTGCGACAAGGGCGCAGTTTCCGCTGCCTGTGAAGGTGGATAACGAGTTTGGAGATTTAATCCAGGCCTTCAACCGGATGGTAGCTTCGCTCGAGGAACAACGTTCTGGCTTGAACGATACGCTTTCGCTTCTGGATTCGATGCTGGCCAACGCGCCGATCGGACTGGTGTTCTTTGATCGGCAATCGCGGATTGTGCGGGTGAACGAAGTTTTCGCGAAGATGACAGGGGTGGCGCTGAGCCGGCATCTGGGGCGCATGTTGCCGGAACTGTTGCCGGAGCCGACTGCCAAGCGGCTGGAGGATGCTGTACGCCACGTGCTTGAGACGGAAGCGACAGTGCATGATCTCGAGGTTACAGGACAACGCAACGATGGAGGCGGAACCTGGACGTGGCTGATGACCGCCTACCCGGTTCGACCGAGCGCCGAAAAGGTTCGCTGGGTAGGCGCGATTGTGACGGATGTGAGCGAAAGAAAGCGAAGCGAAGATGCGTTGCGCCGCACTGAGAAGCTGGCCGCGACGGGACGCCTTGCCGCTTCGATCGCGCATGAGATCAACAATCCCCTGGAAGCGATTACGAACTTGTTGTACCTGCTGCGCAGATTCTGCAAGCTGGATGAAAGCGCATTGAATTACGTCACGATTGCGGAGCGGGAAGTGCATCGCATGTCGGAGATCACGCAACAGACGCTGCGTTTTTACCGGCAATCGACGCTTCCGGCACGCGCGAGCATGGAGGAGTTGCTGGACTCGGTTCTGGATATGTACATCGCGAGGCTGGCTACGCTGGGCGTGAGTCTGGATCGGCGCTATGATCCGAACCTCGATCTCTTTTGTTTTGCGGGCGAGCTCCGCCAGGTGTTTTCAAACTTTGTGAGCAACGCGATGGATGCAATGGCAGGCGGCGGCAGGCTAATTGTGAGCGCCCGACGTTCGCGGGACTGGGTGCATCCTGAGCGCGAAGGAGTGCGCTTCACGATTGCCGACACCGGTAGCGGCATGGCGCCGGAAGTGCGCGCGCACCTTTTTGAGGCATTCTTTACGACCAAGGGGGCGACAGGGACGGGCCTTGGACTATGGGTGAGTCACGAGATCATCCTGAAGCATCATGGAATCATTGCGGTGCGCAGTAGAGCTGGCAACTCCTCGGGGACGGTATTCCACATCTTCTTTCCCGACAACGAGGTGCTGACGAGCGGGGCGCAACTGGTTGAAGGGGCTACTTCCGAAGCTTAAAATGCCGGGAATCAGCCACTCCCGGCAGGGGATTTCGATGAGTTCCGTTACCATCGAGCGGAACTTTTGCCTTGGGCTGGGGTTAGTAACGATGACGGGAGTGTCTAAAAACCGTCAAACTTAGCAACGGCATCAAAACGTCGCAGGCACGCATGCGGGAGATTAAAACCATGAACAAGCCTTTGATATTAAGGATATTTTCCTCGGTTGGAGTGATTGCTTTGGCGGGCGCGATGGCGCTGGCCCAGGACGCCGCACCGTCCAGCGCGCCGCGCAGCGATGGACAGATCGAGATGGACGTAGTGCACGCACTGGATGGATCGCAGGCACTGAAGAACGATCTGATCACGGCGGCTACGATTCAAAGCGAGGTGACTCTCTCGGGGACGGTGTCGAGTGACTCCTCGAAACAACTGGCCGAGTCGATCGCGAAGACAGTTCCTGGCGTGAGCAAGGTCCACAATAATCTGAAGGTCGGAAATCCCGCGGATGACGCCAACGCACAGGGTGCTCCAGCGAACGACCCGAGCAACGGCATGGCGGACGCCCAGGCGGCACCTCCGCAGGACAACGGGCAGAATCCCAATTACAACCAGAATCCGGGCCCTGATCAGGGTGCGCCGAGCATCAATCAGGCTCCGCCGCCGAACTGGGGCGATCAGAATCAGCAACAGCAGCCCGCTTACGGGCAACAGCAGCCTCCGGCTTACGGACAGAATCAGCCGGGATATGGGCAGCAGGCGCCGCCTCCTCCAGGGTACGGACAGGCTGGGCCGCCTCCGGGATATGGGCAGCAGGCACCCCCTCCGGGATATGGACAGCGTCCTGACTATGCGCAGGCTCCGCCTCCGCCGCGTTATTCATTGCCGCGGGGACCGGTCACCATTCCGCAGGGAACTTTGATCCAGGTGCGGACGAATGAACCGGTGAACAGCAAGCGCGCCAAGGATGGCGAGCCGATCCAGTTCACGGTGATTCAGGATGTAACGTTCGGTGGGGTGCTGGCGATTCCGCGTGGTGCGACGGTGCACGGCGTTATTGCTGAAGTCAAGCGCTCTGAAAAAGGTTCGCTGACCGGCAGCAACGAACTGGCGCTGGAACTGACGTCGCTGGATCTGATGGGGCAGAGCTATCCGCTGCAGTCCGACATGTTCAAGGTCAAGGGACCGGGCAAGGGCGGTCGCTCTGCTGGCAACGTTGTGGGTGGAGCGCTGATCGGCGCGATTATTGGCGGCGCGATTGGCGGAGGAGAGGGAGCAGCGGTGGGCGCAGTGGCCGGTGGTGGCACAGGGGCAGCGGCATCGGCAGCTTCTTCGGGTCCAGGAGTATGGATTCCGGCAGAGGCGCTGGTGAGCTTCCATCTGGCGACTCCGATTACGGTCGAGCCAGTGTCGCAGCAGGAGGCGATGCGGTTGGCGCAGGGTTTGAATCCCGGCGGACCGAACCTCTATCGTCGCGGGCCGTACGCATATCCTTACCGGCCTTACCCATATGCTCCGGTGTATTACAGGCCGTATTACTTCACGGGCGGGTACTACTACTGGCGGTAAGGCTTTGCATGACGCCCGTGAGACGGACGGGATTTTGTAAGACACTGGGCGAAGTTTGTAAGACAAGAGCTGAAAATGTAAGACGACGGGCACCCTTGGTTTGGGGTGCCCGTTTTGCGTTGTGAGGGAAGATGCCGACTTTCGTGAAATTGTTAGACGTCATGGCTTTTAGAGAAGCGTTGGCATTCCCGCTGTGAGATAGAACGCTACAGAGGGCAGCTTCGCCAAATCAGTTGTAGATTTCCCGGGCATTTGCGCCGACTGAGTAACTATTCTTTACGCTTCTCTGGCTTGGGCACGAAGTATCCGCGTCGCGCCTGAACTTTCATCCCTTTTCGATCGAGCTTCACTTCCAGGCGATGGTACCGGCCGTTTGCCCTCACGCTGTTTAGAGGAAGCTCGAGCATATAGACGACTTCTGGCGCTTTAGTGATTGCCTTGAATCCTGCATTCAGGTCGTTGTTGCTGTTAAAGAAAGTGCCGCCGGTTCCATCGGTGAGTTCTCCCATAGAATCTTCGGCCAGCTTCATCGAGGCGCGACGATAATCAGAAATTTGCGTCGGATTTCTTTGCCGCGTGTCGTCGCCGGCCGTCATCGAGGCAGTGTATAGTCCGCGCGCATCAATCGCGTTGACGATCACGTTCGACTGCTCAGCGAAATCGATCACTTGAGATTCTGCGAACCGCGCCTCTTGCTCAACGGGAAGAAGGCCATCGGAAACCAGCACCAGGGTGCGCTGTCCCGGCAGCGTTGCCATTCTGCGCACGATCTCTCTAATGGTTGCGTAGGTAGACAGAATATCTTGCTTGCCGAGGTTCAATGTACGCATAGCAGCCGAATCAGCGAGTCTCTCTGCGAGGCCTTCAGGAGTTTTGGGGTTGCAAACAATCATGATCTGGTCGATGACGTCTTTGAGCGCCGCAGGGTCGCGCTTGTTTTCGATGAGATCCGCCTGGTAGTAATCGATTTTTGGACAGTCGCCTTTGTCGGTTCGGTAGATGCCCTGTGGCCTCAAACTCATAATTGCATCCTGAAGCTTCACGCGATCACGCGTCAGGCCGCTATTGATCTTCCCAGAGATGGAGACTACGGCAGCGATGTCCGAGCCCTGAATCGTCCCATCCAAGGCATTCGAAGCG
It encodes:
- a CDS encoding ATP-binding protein, producing the protein MRWWPRTVRWQLILWLMLLEVLSVALFAIVLVKIEGQEIRKRALERLTHQATSVALQAEEAYRQQHPELVLASLRMMGEAPSVAGAKITDAAGNILFVSGIERPESALEPAEKAQIAQVIKHEPLVFSFGKNRFEGVKAIYVGDALRGYAWVETDRSWDNEILDTVLRSSFSFGLIWIGASALLVLLLSRSISRPLGVLQGGTRALMEGPATRAQFPLPVKVDNEFGDLIQAFNRMVASLEEQRSGLNDTLSLLDSMLANAPIGLVFFDRQSRIVRVNEVFAKMTGVALSRHLGRMLPELLPEPTAKRLEDAVRHVLETEATVHDLEVTGQRNDGGGTWTWLMTAYPVRPSAEKVRWVGAIVTDVSERKRSEDALRRTEKLAATGRLAASIAHEINNPLEAITNLLYLLRRFCKLDESALNYVTIAEREVHRMSEITQQTLRFYRQSTLPARASMEELLDSVLDMYIARLATLGVSLDRRYDPNLDLFCFAGELRQVFSNFVSNAMDAMAGGGRLIVSARRSRDWVHPEREGVRFTIADTGSGMAPEVRAHLFEAFFTTKGATGTGLGLWVSHEIILKHHGIIAVRSRAGNSSGTVFHIFFPDNEVLTSGAQLVEGATSEA
- a CDS encoding BON domain-containing protein, translated to MNKPLILRIFSSVGVIALAGAMALAQDAAPSSAPRSDGQIEMDVVHALDGSQALKNDLITAATIQSEVTLSGTVSSDSSKQLAESIAKTVPGVSKVHNNLKVGNPADDANAQGAPANDPSNGMADAQAAPPQDNGQNPNYNQNPGPDQGAPSINQAPPPNWGDQNQQQQPAYGQQQPPAYGQNQPGYGQQAPPPPGYGQAGPPPGYGQQAPPPGYGQRPDYAQAPPPPRYSLPRGPVTIPQGTLIQVRTNEPVNSKRAKDGEPIQFTVIQDVTFGGVLAIPRGATVHGVIAEVKRSEKGSLTGSNELALELTSLDLMGQSYPLQSDMFKVKGPGKGGRSAGNVVGGALIGAIIGGAIGGGEGAAVGAVAGGGTGAAASAASSGPGVWIPAEALVSFHLATPITVEPVSQQEAMRLAQGLNPGGPNLYRRGPYAYPYRPYPYAPVYYRPYYFTGGYYYWR